A part of Daphnia pulex isolate KAP4 chromosome 6, ASM2113471v1 genomic DNA contains:
- the LOC124196036 gene encoding glutathione S-transferase LANCL1-like has protein sequence MNTWSLVKKDDRHFINPFFVPGKQLNFDPKNEEFTKHLKVVTNKLLLQWEKDVKAEIDYTGSTNWDDSSIYTGTSGYALLYFEAGKILNSAEYLEQAFFMAEKCTMHLHKPNVKSLTFLTGAGGPLALSAVCAHFLKQPEKEHHFIHRLQSLYHSFEVVTNSSSGLPDELLYGRAGCLYALLFMKQYCKEKVDGDLIVHIAEAIIESGKRLAKEMQHKGHKTPPLMFEWHEQKYLGPAHGFAGILYLLMQVKDYLEPGVLENYIRPCLDFLLDARFPSGNIPSSMGSDRDRLVQWCHGAPGFIHCFVVAAKVFHSYVYLKVAKQCADVTWERGILTKGFSICHGISGNALAILHLYKHTNDLVYLQRACKLAEIVMDDRPHEFRTPDRPLSMFEGMAGVIFFLLNLLDPEKSDCSFPGYQVSSFDKA, from the exons ATGAATACCTGGTCGCTGGTGAAAAAAGACGACCGCCATTTCatcaatcctttttttgttcctggAAAGCAACTCAATTTTGATCCG aaaaatgaagagtttacaaaacatttgaaagttGTCACCAACAAACTTTTACTGCAATGGGAAAAAGATGTGAAAGCAGAGATCGATTACACTGGAAGCACCAACTGGGATGATTCTTCGATTTACACTGGAACTTCAGGATATGCCCTCTTGTATTTTGAAGCTGGAAAGATATTGAACTCTGCAGAATACTTGGAACAAGCTTTTTTCATGGCAGAAAAATGCACCATGCATCTGCACAAACCCAATGTGAAAAGCCTCACTTTCCTAACTGGAGCTGGAGGCCCCCTCGCCTTATCTGCTGTGTGTGCTCATTTCCTCAAGCAACCAGAAAAAGAGCACCATTTCATTCACAG GTTGCAAAGTTTGTATCATTCTTTTGAAGTTGttaccaacagcagcagtgggCTTCCCGACGAGCTGCTGTATGGGCGAGCTGGCTGTCTTTATGCACTGCTCTTCATGAAGCAATACTGTAAGGAAAAAGTAGACGGCGATTTGATTGTTCACATCGCCGAAGCGATTATTGAATCTGGCAAGCGCTTAGCCAAGGAGATGCAGCATAAAGGACACAAAACACCACCACTCATGTTCGAATGGCACGAGCAAAAATATCTGGGACCAGCGCATGGTTTCGCCGGAATACTTTATCTTCTCATGCAG GTAAAGGATTATTTGGAACCTGGTGTTTTGGAAAACTACATCCGCCCTTGCCTTGATTTCCTTCTTGACGCTCGTTTCCCCAGCGGGAACATCCCGTCGTCTATGGGTAGTGATCGTGATCGTCTGGTCCAGTGGTGTCACGGTGCCCCAGGTTTCATCCACTGTTTCGTAGTTGCCGCAAAG GTATTCCATTCGTATGTTTACTTGAAAGTAGCCAAACAATGCGCCGATGTGACTTGGGAGCGCGGAATCTTGACCAAAGGGTTCAGCATTTGCCATGGCATCTCCGGGAATGCGCTGGCCATTCTTCATCTCTACAAGCACACGAACGATCTCGTCTACTTGCAGCGTGCATGTAAGCTCGCCGAGATCGTCATGGACGATCGTCCGCACGAATTCCGCACTCCAGATCGACCGTTGTCCATGTTCGAAGGTATGGCCGGAgtaatcttcttcttgctgAACTTGTTGGATCCCGAGAAATCCGATTGCAGCTTCCCTGGATACCAAGTCAGCTCATTTGACAAAGCATAA